One part of the Brevundimonas subvibrioides ATCC 15264 genome encodes these proteins:
- the cmk gene encoding (d)CMP kinase, translated as MTRPFVIAVDGPAASGKGTIASRLASHYGLPFLDTGLLYRAVGLDVLTGGGDLGDPVAAEAAARALDAARVAEDAALTTGEAGEAASRVAGHPGVRAALLDLQQAFARQPAGAVLDGRDIGTVIAPGAPAKLFVTATPETRARRRWLQLSGRGDTITYEAMLADIQRRDERDAGRGSAPMVQADDAVLLDTTDMDIESAFDAARRIVEAARVRHGFLA; from the coding sequence ATGACCCGCCCCTTCGTCATCGCCGTCGACGGCCCCGCCGCCTCTGGCAAGGGCACGATCGCCTCCCGGCTGGCCTCGCACTACGGCCTGCCCTTCCTGGACACCGGCCTCCTGTACCGGGCGGTGGGCCTCGACGTCTTGACCGGCGGCGGTGATCTCGGCGATCCGGTCGCGGCCGAAGCAGCGGCGCGCGCCCTCGATGCCGCCCGCGTGGCCGAAGACGCCGCCCTGACGACCGGCGAGGCCGGGGAGGCGGCCAGTCGCGTCGCCGGCCACCCCGGCGTCCGCGCCGCCCTGCTGGACCTGCAGCAGGCCTTCGCCCGCCAGCCCGCCGGCGCGGTGCTGGACGGGCGCGACATCGGCACGGTCATCGCCCCGGGCGCTCCCGCCAAGCTGTTCGTGACGGCCACGCCCGAGACCCGGGCGCGCCGCCGCTGGCTGCAGTTGAGCGGACGCGGCGACACCATCACCTACGAGGCCATGCTGGCCGACATCCAGCGCCGGGACGAACGCGACGCCGGACGCGGCTCGGCCCCCATGGTCCAGGCCGACGACGCCGTCTTGCTGGACACGACCGATATGGATATAGAGAGTGCCTTCGATGCGGCCCGCCGTATCGTCGAGGCGGCGCGCGTCCGACACGGCTTTCTGGCCTGA
- the aroA gene encoding 3-phosphoshikimate 1-carboxyvinyltransferase: protein MASNAPHLTARPGHPLRGTVRAPGDKSISHRSMILGAMASGVTEIDGLLEGDDVLATARAAEAFGAKVERLGGGRWRVTGRGGFQTPTGVIDCGNAGTGVRLLMGAAAGYPIAATFDGDASLRGRPMGRVTDHLTRMGATFAWSGKPGLLPATLTGGALHAIDHVQTVASAQVKSAILLAGLNASGTTSVSEPEKSRDHTERMLRAFGAVVDVEDQGEGWVIRLRGGQPLTGTTVSVPGDPSSAAFPLAAGLIVPGSEVTVEGVMLNPLRTGLFDTWLEMGADLTIANRRVSGGEDVGDITARHSPLQGVVVPESRAASMIDEYPILAATAAFAVGATVMRGVGEMRVKESDRIRLMVDGLRACGVGVDEEPEGFIVTGGAVPGGATVHTAHDHRIAMSHLVLGLAAAAPITVDEPDMIATSFPGFVEMMRALGGDLL from the coding sequence GTGGCCTCCAACGCCCCCCATCTGACCGCACGTCCCGGCCATCCCCTGCGAGGGACCGTGCGGGCCCCCGGCGACAAGTCGATCTCCCACCGCTCCATGATCCTGGGGGCCATGGCCTCCGGCGTGACCGAGATCGACGGCCTGCTGGAAGGCGACGACGTCCTCGCCACCGCCCGCGCGGCCGAGGCCTTCGGTGCCAAGGTCGAACGGCTCGGCGGCGGACGCTGGCGGGTGACCGGGCGCGGCGGCTTCCAGACCCCGACGGGCGTCATCGACTGCGGCAATGCCGGCACGGGCGTGCGCCTGCTGATGGGGGCCGCCGCCGGCTATCCGATCGCCGCCACCTTCGACGGCGACGCCTCGCTGCGCGGCCGCCCGATGGGGCGCGTCACCGACCATCTGACCCGAATGGGCGCGACCTTCGCCTGGAGCGGAAAGCCCGGCCTGCTGCCGGCCACCCTGACAGGGGGCGCGCTTCACGCCATCGATCATGTCCAGACGGTCGCCTCGGCCCAGGTCAAGTCAGCCATCCTGCTGGCCGGTCTGAATGCCAGCGGCACGACGTCTGTCTCCGAGCCGGAAAAGAGCCGCGACCACACCGAGCGGATGCTGCGCGCCTTCGGTGCCGTCGTGGACGTCGAGGACCAGGGCGAGGGCTGGGTCATCCGCCTGCGCGGGGGGCAGCCCCTGACCGGCACGACCGTCTCCGTCCCCGGTGATCCCTCCTCCGCCGCCTTCCCCCTCGCCGCCGGCCTGATCGTGCCGGGCTCGGAGGTGACGGTCGAGGGCGTCATGCTGAACCCGCTGCGCACCGGCCTGTTCGACACCTGGCTTGAGATGGGCGCAGACCTGACCATCGCCAACCGCCGTGTCTCGGGCGGCGAGGACGTCGGCGACATCACGGCCCGCCATTCACCGCTGCAGGGCGTCGTCGTGCCCGAGAGCCGGGCCGCCTCCATGATCGACGAATACCCCATCCTGGCCGCCACCGCCGCCTTCGCGGTGGGCGCGACGGTGATGCGCGGCGTCGGCGAGATGCGGGTCAAGGAAAGCGACCGCATCCGCCTGATGGTCGACGGCCTGCGTGCCTGTGGCGTGGGGGTGGACGAGGAGCCGGAAGGCTTCATCGTCACCGGCGGCGCGGTCCCCGGCGGCGCGACCGTCCATACGGCCCACGACCACCGCATCGCCATGAGCCATCTCGTGCTGGGCCTGGCGGCTGCCGCGCCCATCACGGTCGACGAACCCGACATGATCGCCACGAGCTTCCCCGGTTTCGTAGAGATGATGCGCGCCCTGGGCGGAGATCTATTGTGA
- a CDS encoding integration host factor subunit beta: MIKSELIEKLAAENTHLTHAEVERVVNVVLGRMTDAMASGGRVELRGFGAFSVRSRPARAGRNPRTGETVDVPAKAVPFFKSGKELRERLNASGDA, encoded by the coding sequence ATGATCAAGTCTGAGCTGATCGAGAAGCTGGCGGCTGAGAACACGCATCTCACCCACGCCGAGGTCGAGCGCGTCGTGAACGTGGTGCTCGGTCGCATGACCGACGCCATGGCCAGTGGCGGCCGGGTCGAACTGCGCGGCTTCGGGGCCTTTTCCGTGCGCTCACGGCCGGCGCGCGCGGGCCGCAATCCGCGTACCGGTGAAACTGTGGACGTGCCTGCCAAGGCCGTACCCTTCTTCAAGAGCGGCAAGGAGCTGCGCGAGCGGCTGAACGCCAGCGGCGACGCCTGA
- the mscL gene encoding large-conductance mechanosensitive channel protein MscL, whose protein sequence is MGLVSEFKEFIARGNVVDLAVGVIIGASFGKIVTSLVEQVVMPPIGLLLGGVDFSHLQWELRPENLATEEVEQVAIQYGAFLNTVIQFLIVAFVIFLMVKAINRLKRAEAAAPEAPHVPTASEVLLAEIRDELKARR, encoded by the coding sequence ATGGGTCTGGTTTCCGAGTTCAAGGAATTCATCGCGCGCGGCAATGTCGTCGACCTCGCGGTCGGCGTCATCATCGGGGCCTCGTTCGGCAAGATCGTCACCAGCCTGGTCGAGCAGGTGGTCATGCCGCCGATCGGACTTCTGCTGGGCGGCGTCGACTTCTCTCACCTCCAGTGGGAGCTTCGGCCCGAGAACCTGGCCACCGAAGAGGTCGAACAGGTGGCCATCCAGTACGGGGCCTTCCTGAATACGGTGATCCAGTTCCTGATCGTGGCCTTTGTCATCTTCCTGATGGTCAAGGCGATCAACCGGCTGAAACGCGCCGAGGCCGCCGCCCCCGAGGCCCCGCACGTCCCCACGGCGTCGGAGGTCCTGCTGGCCGAGATCCGCGACGAGCTGAAGGCCCGCCGTTGA
- a CDS encoding TIGR02300 family protein: MADPKLGAKQVCPNCQAKFYDLQRRPAHCPKCDTEFDPEEAIKLRSRRGRPGGYAADDAEDQVVEKKATDDDDEEEEVVTPEIDQEGHEPILTPDDEDDAVADPSEEAGMGSTEGDDDVLADDDDDDSVPFIEDEDDDAFGDDVVKGGKDDDL, encoded by the coding sequence GTGGCCGATCCCAAACTTGGCGCCAAGCAGGTCTGTCCGAACTGCCAGGCCAAATTCTACGACCTTCAGCGCCGCCCGGCGCACTGCCCCAAATGCGACACCGAATTCGATCCCGAAGAGGCGATCAAGCTGCGCAGCCGTCGCGGACGCCCGGGTGGCTATGCCGCTGACGACGCAGAAGATCAGGTCGTCGAGAAGAAGGCGACCGACGACGACGATGAAGAAGAAGAGGTCGTCACGCCGGAGATCGATCAGGAGGGTCACGAGCCGATCCTGACGCCGGACGACGAGGACGACGCCGTGGCCGACCCCTCCGAGGAAGCCGGCATGGGCTCGACCGAGGGCGACGACGACGTCCTGGCGGACGACGACGACGACGATTCCGTGCCCTTCATCGAGGACGAGGACGACGACGCCTTCGGCGACGACGTCGTCAAGGGCGGCAAGGATGACGATCTGTAG
- a CDS encoding DUF1150 family protein yields MTPMMTKEDFAGLGAPDLVYVREISAADVLADTPTGEAKGLMIDPDQTLYAVHSADGERLAVMLDRETAFAAAVAHELAPVSVH; encoded by the coding sequence ATGACGCCGATGATGACCAAGGAAGATTTCGCCGGCCTGGGGGCACCCGACCTCGTCTATGTGCGCGAGATCAGCGCCGCCGACGTGCTGGCCGATACCCCGACCGGTGAAGCCAAGGGACTGATGATCGACCCGGACCAGACCCTGTACGCCGTACACAGCGCGGACGGAGAGCGGCTGGCCGTGATGCTGGACCGCGAGACGGCCTTTGCCGCCGCTGTGGCGCACGAACTGGCTCCCGTGTCGGTGCACTAG
- the rpsA gene encoding 30S ribosomal protein S1 has protein sequence MSDTLNPTRDDFSALLDEQLQGRDLGEGQVVHGRVVGIEKDILIIDVGLKTEGRISIREFAVGEGSVVPKVGDNVEVYLERVENALGEAVISRDKARREEAWTRLEVVFAEGVPVNGAIVGRVKGGFTVDLGGASAFLPGSQVDIRPVRDVGPLMGKEQPFQILKMDRPRGNIVVSRRAILEEARAEQRTELVGQLQEGEVRDGVVKNITDYGAFVDLGGIDGLLHVTDMSWKRVSHPSQVLAVGDTVQVQIVKINPDTQRISLGMKQLQSDPWDGVEAKYPPGAKYTGRITNITDYGAFVELEAGVEGLVHVSEMSWTKKNVHPGKIVSTSQEVDVVVLDVDASKRRISLGLKQAQDNPWDAFVAANPIGSTVEGEVKNATEFGLFIGLDNDIDGMVHLSDLDWSVSGEEAIQRYRKGEMVKAKVLDVDVEKERVSLGIKQLGGDPVGDGDTYKKGQTVTVTVTSIESGGIEVKFGEDDAPITSFVRKSDISRDKNEQRPERYAVGDRVDAQITSIDKATRRISVSIKALEMADEKEAIEQFGSSDSGASLGDILGAALREKAKQD, from the coding sequence ATGTCTGATACCCTGAACCCCACGCGCGACGACTTTTCGGCGCTGCTCGACGAACAACTGCAAGGCCGCGATCTCGGCGAAGGCCAGGTCGTTCATGGCCGCGTCGTCGGCATCGAAAAGGATATCCTGATCATCGACGTCGGTCTGAAGACCGAAGGCCGCATCTCGATCCGTGAATTCGCCGTCGGCGAAGGCTCCGTGGTCCCCAAGGTCGGCGACAACGTCGAAGTCTATCTGGAGCGCGTCGAGAACGCCCTGGGTGAGGCCGTCATCAGCCGCGACAAGGCCCGTCGCGAAGAAGCCTGGACCCGTCTGGAAGTCGTCTTCGCCGAAGGCGTGCCGGTCAACGGCGCCATCGTCGGTCGCGTCAAGGGCGGCTTCACCGTCGACCTGGGCGGCGCGTCCGCCTTCCTGCCCGGCTCGCAGGTCGACATCCGCCCGGTGCGCGACGTCGGTCCGCTGATGGGCAAGGAACAGCCGTTCCAGATCCTCAAGATGGACCGCCCGCGCGGCAACATCGTCGTCTCGCGTCGTGCGATCCTCGAAGAAGCCCGCGCCGAACAGCGCACGGAGCTGGTCGGCCAGCTGCAAGAGGGTGAAGTCCGCGACGGCGTCGTCAAGAACATCACCGACTACGGCGCGTTCGTGGACCTGGGCGGCATCGACGGCCTGCTGCACGTCACCGACATGTCGTGGAAGCGCGTCTCCCACCCGTCGCAGGTGCTCGCCGTCGGCGACACCGTCCAGGTGCAGATCGTCAAGATCAACCCGGACACCCAGCGCATCTCGCTGGGCATGAAGCAGCTGCAGTCCGACCCGTGGGATGGCGTCGAAGCCAAATACCCGCCGGGCGCCAAGTACACGGGCCGCATCACCAACATCACCGACTACGGCGCATTCGTTGAGCTGGAAGCCGGCGTCGAGGGCCTGGTCCACGTCTCGGAAATGTCCTGGACCAAGAAGAACGTCCACCCCGGCAAGATCGTCTCGACCTCGCAGGAAGTCGACGTCGTGGTCCTGGATGTCGACGCCTCCAAGCGCCGCATCTCGCTGGGCCTGAAGCAGGCCCAGGACAATCCGTGGGATGCCTTCGTCGCTGCCAACCCGATCGGCTCGACCGTCGAGGGCGAGGTCAAGAACGCCACCGAATTCGGCCTGTTCATCGGCCTGGACAACGACATCGACGGCATGGTGCACCTGTCCGACCTCGACTGGTCGGTCTCGGGTGAGGAAGCCATCCAGCGCTACCGCAAGGGCGAGATGGTCAAGGCCAAGGTCCTGGACGTCGACGTCGAGAAGGAACGCGTCTCGCTCGGCATCAAGCAGCTGGGCGGCGATCCCGTCGGCGACGGCGACACCTACAAGAAGGGTCAGACCGTCACCGTGACCGTCACCTCCATCGAGTCGGGCGGCATCGAGGTCAAGTTCGGCGAGGACGACGCGCCGATCACCAGCTTCGTGCGCAAGTCGGACATCAGCCGCGACAAGAACGAGCAGCGCCCCGAGCGTTATGCCGTCGGCGACCGCGTCGATGCCCAGATCACGAGCATCGACAAGGCGACCCGTCGCATCTCCGTCTCGATCAAGGCCCTCGAAATGGCCGACGAGAAGGAAGCCATCGAACAGTTCGGATCCTCGGATTCGGGCGCCTCGCTGGGCGACATCCTGGGTGCGGCCCTGCGCGAGAAAGCCAAGCAGGACTGA
- a CDS encoding Hsp20 family protein, producing MTTRPVLFDSPFLLGFDQTRALIDRAAKAAAESYPPYNVEQLGESAVRISLAVAGFAPDDLAITLEGRQLTIAGKREPAPDQAFLHRGIAARGFVRSFVLADGLEVEGAQLEHGLLHVDLKRPEQAQTVRRIPISIG from the coding sequence ATGACCACCCGCCCCGTGCTGTTCGACAGCCCGTTCCTTCTCGGCTTCGACCAGACGCGCGCCCTGATCGACCGGGCCGCCAAGGCGGCGGCCGAGAGCTATCCCCCCTACAATGTCGAGCAATTGGGCGAGAGCGCGGTCCGGATCTCTCTGGCCGTCGCCGGGTTCGCACCGGACGACCTGGCCATCACGCTGGAAGGTCGCCAGCTGACGATCGCCGGCAAGCGCGAGCCCGCTCCCGACCAGGCCTTCCTGCACCGTGGCATCGCCGCGCGCGGGTTCGTCCGCAGCTTCGTCCTGGCCGATGGTTTGGAGGTCGAGGGTGCCCAGCTGGAACACGGCCTGCTGCACGTCGATCTGAAGCGCCCCGAACAGGCCCAGACCGTGCGTCGGATCCCGATCAGCATCGGCTGA
- the hpf gene encoding ribosome hibernation-promoting factor, HPF/YfiA family: MQVQVSGKHVDVGEALGSRISQELQEGVGKYFERGGENAEVVVSKDGYGFKVDCWVRLASGQALVTTGLGGDAHAAFTDSLEKLEKRVRRYKRRLKDHHIGPKGLSPEKTEDAAREVARSIVLRDPDSVEDETFGDTEQDGPPPVGMVIAESVSEIRTITVGRAVLELDMTGYPVVLFRNAAHGGLSVVYRRPDGNVGWIDPERTVSLNGHGSVNGSGA; encoded by the coding sequence ATGCAAGTGCAAGTGAGCGGCAAGCACGTGGATGTCGGCGAAGCGTTAGGCTCGCGCATCTCCCAGGAACTCCAGGAAGGCGTCGGAAAATACTTCGAACGCGGCGGTGAAAACGCCGAGGTCGTGGTGTCCAAGGATGGCTATGGCTTCAAGGTGGACTGCTGGGTCCGCCTCGCCTCCGGCCAGGCCCTTGTGACCACCGGTCTCGGTGGCGATGCCCATGCCGCCTTCACCGACAGTCTCGAGAAGCTCGAGAAGCGGGTCCGCCGCTACAAGCGCCGGCTCAAGGATCATCACATCGGTCCCAAGGGCCTGTCCCCGGAAAAGACCGAGGATGCCGCCCGCGAGGTCGCCCGCAGCATCGTGTTGCGCGACCCCGACAGTGTCGAGGACGAGACCTTTGGCGACACCGAACAGGACGGCCCGCCGCCGGTGGGCATGGTCATCGCCGAGAGCGTGTCCGAGATCCGCACCATCACGGTGGGTCGCGCCGTCCTCGAACTCGACATGACGGGCTATCCGGTCGTGTTGTTCCGCAATGCGGCCCACGGTGGCCTGTCGGTCGTCTATCGTCGTCCAGACGGAAATGTGGGCTGGATCGACCCCGAGCGCACAGTGTCTTTGAACGGACATGGTTCTGTAAACGGTTCGGGCGCATAA
- a CDS encoding peptide MFS transporter — translation MNIVILAGLLITFATGLPVLLQILKNHPRGLIILFFAEAWERFSYYGMRGLLVFFLTQHFLFDDARAGSTYGSYTSLVYLLPLLGGILADRFIGTRKAVAFGALLLVAGHGMMAYEGRESTQTLTYAGQSYEIQAEGRGAARDVGIVVDGQKYAFGGGEGGGLAITDLPASAPLPQTLAPGSYQLTTDTDQLGLNVFYLALSLIIMGVGFLKPNISTIVGQLYPQGDPRRDSGFTLYYYGINLGSFWAAILCGYLGQNFGWQYGFGLAGLGMAAGFVVFVLGKKHLLGKAEPHNPELLKKPFIGPLNREWLIYIGGILGVIPVYFLIQNNAIVGTALSLSTVASLAFIAWIVAVACKTWAERQRMMLAVVLIVGAVIFWTLFEQAGSSLNLFADRNVDLTLFPQAVQAFGLTFGTPEQLAAAGLQPGAGWIDTTMTSSQTQSFNSGFILIFAPIFAALWAGLGRRKMDPDPTMKFGLGLLQVGLGFMVVVWGAGMANSAFQMPIILLGLLYMLHTTGELFVSPVGLSEITKLSLPAVVSFMMAVWFLASSIAQFVGGIIAGFAGTETVGGEVLDPGLALRTSLGVFEKLGWAGIAAGVVFILLSFVIKGWSNGANDASNHPGPTLTDGGKEDGNIAAPQTSTPG, via the coding sequence GTGAACATCGTCATCCTGGCCGGTCTGCTCATCACCTTCGCCACCGGCCTGCCGGTGCTGCTGCAGATCCTGAAGAACCACCCGCGCGGCCTGATCATCCTGTTCTTCGCCGAGGCGTGGGAGCGGTTCTCCTACTACGGCATGCGCGGCCTGCTGGTCTTCTTCCTGACCCAGCACTTCCTGTTCGACGATGCCCGGGCGGGCTCGACTTACGGATCCTATACCTCGCTGGTCTATCTGCTGCCCCTGCTGGGCGGCATCCTGGCCGACCGGTTCATCGGCACGCGCAAGGCCGTGGCCTTCGGGGCCCTGCTCCTGGTCGCCGGTCATGGCATGATGGCCTACGAAGGCCGGGAATCGACCCAGACCCTGACCTATGCGGGCCAATCCTACGAAATCCAGGCCGAAGGCCGGGGCGCGGCCCGCGACGTCGGCATTGTCGTCGACGGCCAGAAATACGCCTTTGGCGGCGGAGAGGGCGGCGGCCTGGCCATCACCGACCTGCCGGCCTCGGCACCCTTGCCCCAGACCCTGGCACCCGGCTCGTACCAGCTGACGACCGACACCGATCAGCTGGGCCTGAACGTCTTCTATCTGGCGCTGTCGCTCATCATCATGGGCGTCGGTTTCCTGAAGCCGAACATCTCGACCATCGTGGGACAGCTGTATCCGCAGGGGGATCCCAGGCGCGATTCCGGCTTCACCCTCTACTACTACGGCATCAACCTGGGCTCGTTCTGGGCCGCGATCCTGTGTGGATATCTGGGACAGAACTTCGGCTGGCAGTACGGCTTCGGTCTCGCCGGGCTCGGCATGGCGGCCGGGTTCGTGGTCTTCGTCCTCGGCAAGAAGCACCTGCTGGGCAAGGCCGAACCCCACAACCCCGAACTGTTGAAGAAGCCCTTCATCGGCCCGCTGAACCGCGAATGGCTGATCTACATCGGCGGCATCCTGGGCGTCATTCCGGTCTATTTCCTGATCCAGAACAATGCCATCGTCGGGACCGCCCTCAGCCTGTCGACCGTGGCGTCGCTGGCCTTCATCGCCTGGATCGTGGCCGTCGCCTGCAAGACCTGGGCGGAGCGCCAGCGCATGATGCTCGCGGTCGTGCTGATCGTCGGCGCGGTGATCTTCTGGACCCTGTTCGAACAGGCCGGCAGCTCGCTGAACCTGTTCGCCGATCGCAACGTCGACCTGACCCTGTTCCCGCAGGCCGTGCAGGCTTTCGGCCTGACCTTCGGCACACCGGAGCAACTGGCTGCGGCCGGTCTGCAACCGGGAGCCGGCTGGATCGACACGACCATGACGTCGTCCCAGACCCAGTCGTTCAACTCGGGCTTCATCCTGATCTTCGCGCCGATCTTCGCCGCCCTCTGGGCCGGCCTGGGCCGTCGCAAGATGGATCCGGATCCGACCATGAAGTTCGGCCTCGGCCTGCTTCAGGTCGGTCTCGGCTTCATGGTGGTGGTGTGGGGTGCCGGGATGGCGAACTCGGCCTTCCAGATGCCGATCATCCTGCTGGGCTTGCTCTACATGCTACACACCACGGGCGAGCTGTTCGTCTCGCCGGTGGGGCTGTCGGAGATCACCAAGCTCAGCCTGCCCGCCGTGGTCAGCTTCATGATGGCGGTCTGGTTCCTGGCCTCCTCGATCGCCCAGTTCGTCGGCGGAATCATCGCCGGCTTCGCGGGCACCGAGACGGTCGGCGGCGAGGTTCTGGACCCCGGTCTGGCGCTGCGCACGTCGCTGGGCGTGTTCGAGAAACTGGGCTGGGCCGGCATCGCGGCCGGCGTCGTCTTCATCCTGCTCAGCTTCGTCATCAAGGGCTGGTCGAACGGGGCGAACGACGCGTCCAACCACCCCGGGCCGACCCTGACGGACGGCGGCAAGGAAGACGGCAACATCGCCGCGCCGCAGACCTCGACTCCGGGCTGA
- the rpoN gene encoding RNA polymerase factor sigma-54, which yields MIGQRLEVRQGQGLVITPQLQQAIKLLQLSNQELDEYVDAELEKNPLLQREEAEGTPDEGREAPADATELSFSDAEAPDRSSTVDAREDDVYGDATPGERTSDRLSDEAAEQPGLSDWSAAGKGGSFNDGDGGERPDRHDPTLWEHLQAQASTAGFSTTDHAIALSLIDGVDDGGYMRGELAEIADRLGCDLARVEAVLAICQGFEPTGVMARSVPECLKLQLIERNRFDPAMAIMLDNLELLARRNLVALRAACGVDAEDLADMISELKALTPRPGAGFAGEVAQTVIPDVHVRPDPAGGWRVELNTDTLPRLLVDKRYHATVSAAARSETEKAFVADCAAQANWLVKSLDQRAKTILKVGSEIVRQQDAFLAFGVEFLRPLNLKTVADAIGMHESTVSRVTSNKYVSTPRGVFELKFFFTAAIQATDGGATHSAEAVRHRIKSMIDHEGRDGDVLSDDRIVEILKEAGIDIARRTVAKYREALRIPSSVERRRLLKTG from the coding sequence GTGATCGGTCAGAGGCTTGAGGTTCGGCAGGGGCAGGGGCTGGTCATCACGCCCCAGCTGCAGCAGGCCATCAAGCTGCTGCAGCTCTCGAACCAGGAGCTGGACGAATACGTCGACGCCGAACTCGAAAAGAACCCGCTGCTCCAGCGTGAGGAAGCCGAAGGCACGCCGGACGAGGGCCGGGAGGCCCCTGCCGACGCCACCGAACTCAGCTTCTCCGATGCCGAAGCCCCGGACCGGTCCTCGACCGTCGATGCCCGCGAGGACGACGTCTATGGCGACGCCACGCCCGGAGAGCGGACGTCCGACCGGCTGTCGGACGAAGCGGCCGAACAGCCCGGCCTGTCCGACTGGTCGGCGGCGGGCAAGGGCGGATCCTTCAACGACGGTGACGGCGGCGAACGCCCCGACCGTCACGACCCGACACTGTGGGAACATCTGCAGGCCCAGGCCTCGACGGCCGGTTTCTCGACGACCGACCATGCCATCGCGCTGAGCCTGATCGACGGGGTCGACGACGGCGGCTACATGCGCGGCGAACTGGCCGAGATCGCTGACCGGCTGGGTTGCGACCTGGCCCGCGTCGAGGCGGTGCTGGCCATCTGCCAGGGGTTCGAGCCCACCGGGGTGATGGCCCGCTCCGTGCCCGAATGCCTGAAGCTGCAGCTGATCGAACGAAACCGCTTCGATCCGGCCATGGCGATCATGCTCGACAACCTCGAGCTTCTGGCCCGCCGCAACCTGGTCGCCCTGCGGGCCGCCTGCGGCGTCGATGCCGAGGACCTGGCCGACATGATCTCGGAGCTCAAGGCGCTCACCCCGCGTCCCGGGGCCGGGTTCGCGGGCGAGGTGGCCCAGACGGTGATCCCCGACGTCCATGTCCGTCCCGACCCCGCCGGCGGCTGGCGCGTCGAGCTGAACACCGACACCCTGCCGCGCCTCCTGGTCGACAAACGCTATCACGCCACTGTCTCGGCGGCGGCCCGCAGCGAGACGGAGAAGGCCTTCGTCGCCGACTGCGCCGCCCAGGCCAACTGGCTGGTCAAGTCGCTGGATCAACGGGCCAAGACCATCCTCAAGGTCGGGTCCGAGATCGTCCGGCAGCAGGATGCCTTCCTGGCTTTCGGCGTCGAGTTCCTGCGGCCCCTGAACCTGAAGACGGTGGCCGACGCCATCGGCATGCACGAATCGACCGTCAGTCGCGTCACCTCGAACAAATACGTTTCGACCCCGCGCGGCGTGTTCGAGCTGAAGTTCTTCTTCACGGCCGCGATCCAGGCCACGGACGGCGGCGCGACCCATTCGGCCGAAGCCGTCCGTCACCGGATCAAGTCGATGATCGACCACGAGGGTCGCGACGGCGACGTCCTGTCGGACGACCGCATCGTCGAGATCCTGAAAGAGGCGGGGATCGACATCGCCCGACGCACGGTTGCCAAGTATCGGGAAGCTCTCAGAATTCCGTCTTCGGTCGAGCGCCGGCGACTGCTGAAGACGGGGTAA
- a CDS encoding PTS sugar transporter subunit IIA, whose translation MDIGELLVRDGIVLKSGASSKRQALHSVAATAAQCLGIEESVIFDALMEREVLGSTGLGSGVAVPHARLPGLGGVRAVFVRLDTPVAYDALDDRPVDLMFALFAPPSSGADHLRALAAVSRAMRSPELREQLRQARTVDAVHALFVRDTAATAA comes from the coding sequence ATGGATATCGGTGAACTGCTGGTCCGGGACGGTATCGTTCTGAAAAGCGGCGCGTCCTCAAAGCGCCAAGCCCTGCACAGCGTGGCCGCCACGGCTGCCCAGTGCTTGGGCATCGAGGAATCCGTGATCTTCGACGCCCTGATGGAACGCGAGGTCCTCGGATCGACCGGTCTGGGCTCCGGTGTCGCCGTGCCCCATGCGCGCCTGCCGGGTCTCGGCGGCGTGCGGGCGGTTTTCGTGCGTCTGGATACACCTGTCGCCTACGATGCCCTCGACGATCGTCCGGTGGACCTGATGTTCGCCCTGTTCGCGCCCCCCAGCAGCGGGGCCGACCATCTGCGCGCCCTGGCTGCGGTCTCGCGGGCGATGCGCTCACCCGAACTTCGTGAACAGCTTCGTCAGGCGCGCACTGTTGATGCCGTCCATGCCCTGTTCGTTCGCGACACGGCCGCCACGGCCGCCTGA